The Gossypium hirsutum isolate 1008001.06 chromosome D07, Gossypium_hirsutum_v2.1, whole genome shotgun sequence genome includes the window TCCTCAACGTACGAATGATTGAATTTGATTACATGAGAACTATCTGATGCTCGGAGACTGATTTGTGAGCAACATAGTTATATGTATACTATAATGCTTATTCTGATGTTGAACTGCCttatttaattgtgaaatgaattagaatgaCTGAATACATGTTACGGGTATTTTTGTTCTGCATTGGCATGGGTTAGGATATAGTGAAGGAGGAAGAAGTCTGTTTTGAAATCGTGGCTACGCCACAATGAGTATTAATCTAATTCTGGTGCTTGTCGCATACTAATTTAGCAACTAAGCTGCGTCTCTATAAAAGTGTCAACGAATACTCTAAGGTGTGCAAGGTTGGTTGGGCATTGAATGCCCTTAATGGAGTGTTGGAATGGCTGAGGACAGTGTGTAACGGATAGAGATAGGAATATTGTATCTGAATCTGATTTGTATCATATGCGAACtaaaattgcatatatatatgtgactgaTTTGCTCTGAATCTGAACTAAAATTACTTCTGTATCGAACTGAATCTCTGAATTTGGAACTAATCTATAAGTGAGCATTAATTGAATAAACTTCTTTTACGCACTGGGTTCACAACTCATTTTGTTCTTGAATGGATTTCAGGTGGTTCCCAGTCTTGAACGGGTCGGTGTCGCAAGAGCTAGGTCAAACAGTTATCTTTCCTTAAGTAGTAAATTAGGAGTTTCGGTAACTATAATAGTACGACTTTGGAAGTTTATATACCTAATTAGCTTTTGTGAAGAATATTATGTGAAGCATGGTTTAGTCTTATTGTGTTGTTTATGTGGTAAGTGATGATCGATGATGTAACTCTCTTTAAATTTGGGCTGgacgtctaggctaggtttagggtgttacagaaaactaaaattaactaaattaattaactaacgaacacaacaaaaaataataatcgattaacaaccaagaagcaaaacaatacccaggaaagaattcacctagatttatctgtcattatcaatctaaattacgcaatttcttcacttagtatcttgatccgtagaaatcccgagattatgctaatatctctttcaaaaGTAAGAGCAattgactttaggttgattaattgaaatttctttctaattaaaacccctattatcgcattaactcgatttataaaTTTCCCTATTAGATTggactctaattcggtagatttatatcgttctatttttaggattgcatgcaactccactcaattacgcaatatctactcttaaacaaagtCTGTTCCTCGTCTGATTTAAGCATCAAACttggatcaataatctagaaatatcaaaccaataattaagcacacataatccagaataagatctaagtctttattgtgttaaataaaaattaaacgaaAGAGTTCATCATAAGGTTCATCtctctaggtatttagaaaattagttcatgcttgcaaataaaaacatcctaAAGATAGTATAtccgaaagaaataaagaaactcattatAATCTCCTGAGAAATCAACTGGGAGTCTTCAATCTTGACGGAAATCTGCTTCAAAATccgcttcaatggtgtttttcgagttgttttcttgaatattctatgatgGCTCCCTCTTATCTTCATATTTTTGCCATCTTAGAATGCTCAAAACATCTAAAAATTGCGTTTTCCTGCAGGTTTAGGTTTAAAGGTCATGTGGAAGGGGTCAGCCCATGTGGCTCTTGTAACTTGCTCTTATTTTTCGATTTTCACTCCTTTTACTCCAAATACtctccaaaatataaaaatataaatttaaaggattaagagcataaaattcaccattaacatcgaataatcacttaaaacgcattaagaatgagactaaaatatattacttttagcacctatcaggtttcaacaaaaaaatattgGTTCAATTGTGTCGGTTTAGGAAGAATTTCGAgtctattttgattttttaaaaaatgaaagttGATTGTTAGCTTTTTTAACCGAACCGATCTATTGCTCACCCTTATATCTAATTGGTCTGTCAGCTAATTTTAATGATTACATTATCAAAGATAAAAACTTTTAATGGAggaacttaattgatttttttaattaatgaaaataaCCCAATATGGGTACAAACTAAAttaaaggacttaattgatttttttattttttaagaactttttatactttaatttttttcaataaatattaacatattcgcaaaaaaaaaaactcgaaattaagtAACAAATTGAGCATAATCTCAATCTTTGAGGGATAGATGAGGAAATTTgatgagttatatattcaaacTTGACACGCGTAATtggttttcattattttaaattaaattaacctATTAATCACGTGTCGTTTGACTACATTAACCTTGTCTATTACACATTCATGCTCTCTCTTTTTTCCTTTCAAGACAACAATATATTTTACTACTTGAAATCGTGTGATTAGTTAgttttttattaagaaaaaaattggttAGACATACATGCACCTTACCCAATAATTTGATCTGCTATTTTAATTCATTGGATCataaaaagttttttatttacaatttgctTAGAAAAATCAAATACTATatactattataattataattataatcaaaTATTTGTGAATACTATTATAAGTTCTCCTTCATACATTTTatcatttgtaaattttaataccTATCCGTATTTTCCATCTATCAAAAGCTCATATAAATTCATCAATCGTTCGAATACTATATTTCATCATTCTTTTAAATTCAGAATCATAAGCTCAAGTTGGAGctcgaaaaatataaatatacaagtCAATCTTTAATCATTTTCAATACAATATCAATAACATCATAAAAGTATACTGAAATAAACAATAATGTTTTCATTCGTTCAAGATTCTCCAAACATATAGATTATACCTTAAATCAAATGGATACAATAAATTAAGTCAAGCAAATGAATTAGCATATAATTGAATAAATCTAACATAGTATTTTATTAAATCCACATATGATAATGTTGTTAAAGGTGAGTCCACACATGTGGAAAAAATTGGCAATGTGGTATGGATGGTAGTGCCACCTTTTTTGCTCAAAGGAAAAGACTTGAAAATTTCTTCACCCATCGTTTAGGACAATTCAAGCATCCAATAACAATGTCTATATGGTCCAATTATTTGCATTTTCTCAACTCTTTCGTGATCATCGACTTCCAGCTCAAGCACACATTTTTGAAATATTTGTACCAAGCAAAGATGGCTTACACATTCtccttgtttttttttatttttatttttgaaactcACTAATCTTGTTTATACAGTATCAAAgatgatttcaatttttttaaaataatttttttatatattattggtgataattatttgatacattaactgtggagtttttagactccataaATAAATTGAGAATGTGAAAAATGCTACATTTATGAATTAGTATCCTATACACTGTCGTTGGAGTAAAAATAATTCCATAAGCAAATTTCAAGTGATGCCATTTGTTTTTAAGGTgcaatgaaataataaaaaataatttaaaaaatgaaaaatatttggtacactacaagtggagtttttagactccataaGCAAAGTCAAGAGGTTGACAAGtgtagtaaaatattttaaaaaatacatatttaaaaaaagagacacatggcaaaattttaaagatgcttgtgaaataaaataaaataaaaagttgtcAATGAACCAAACACTTAGCTAAAATATTGTTTACTCTATAATGTGCAGTTTCTATGGATGTCATATTCGGACCTAAAATTTACGACACTCATACCATCATGGGTACACGATCAACAAACTCTGTTTGTAACAAACGTGCCATTAGTTAATTTTCATATGGTTGAGTGGCATGCCGCGGATCGGGTATTAAGACAGTTCGATTGCATACAACCCATCCCGGACCCTCCACATATATTGGGAGAAATACACGGGATTGATAAAAAGAGGAGGGACCACATAAATTGGGCGAACCAACACGCGTCGTATATTTTTCTGTGGAACGCCTGACATGAGAGGCAACCCACCTTGTTTTTCTCAGACACCGGGTTCATTCCTTGACGCGAGTACGCAAAATGGTACTTCGAAAACATGTTGCCTTACATTTACCAGGGTCAATACATGTTGATTCTGGAACACGGGCTACCAGAATCTACTCGATGGCGTAGGACCGGAACACAACCGCATTGTAACCGAGTTCCACCATTCAGAAACACGAATTCTGTCTCCAACAGCGATCCCGAGCCTGACTATGAAGCATTCAAGGAAACCTCGTATACCCCCAATCTAAATCCTCCTTTGTTCGAAGATATATTTGGCAAAGACCTCGAGCCTCAAGATTCGACACACTCCGGATCATCCACATACCACCCAGAGTTCCATCGACAATCACTTACACCTAACATTGAGGATATTTTTTCCTCGGCACCTCTAGTATTGCAATACCCCAGCACCCCCGATGGTTGGGTATACGATTATACATCTTTCTTCAATACACTAGAGGTCGGCCCAAGCAACTATCAAATGCCTCAACAAGCTGTACGACCTCACTGAAGGAGGCACTCCGGATGTTATACGCCAGCGCTTGGGATGTCGCCGGGATCTACGCagttttgatttttttcgaaATATTTATTCTGTAATTTTTTTACAAACAcgaaatatttagaatttttttcgtAATTATCAAGTTGACATAGTAcaaaatattaagtaaaaatatatgaTTCCAACAAATAAATATTACgcaaataataatataagaaaacacGAATATTCTTCAAAACTAATTTacgaaaatatttataatttatgtattaaaatataaaatttatatacgaaAATATAAAATCCGACCAACAAATACAGATTAAAACATTTTGACAACatcccaaaataaaaacaaacattttagaacaatttttatacaaaaatataaaattcaaccaACAAATAATACGAACCAAAATTGATTTACGGATACAAAAATaatacaaacattttgaataatAGTTTCTCCACAGTTAGTTGTATTTTGCTTGAATTAAGCCTTGTTCGCCCGCCATATTCTTTAACCGTAACCGGTCTACACAATTCACCATATAGGTTGAAGAAGTCATCCGATCCTTAATGGCATAACCTTTGCGGTTCACGTGACAGTATATAATTCAACTCCATTGAAAAATGATAGTATATAATTCAACCTAGAAATTCGGTTGTATACTCCAGAACACTCTCATATGCAACCCACTATGTCACACTCATTTGATGATACACTACAAAAATCAATATCAGCATTTGATAGTATACTCCCAGACACTCCCATTTTGTGGTACGCTCAACAATTATTTTTTCCAACCAACTACAATATTACACCCCCAAGGCcttccatatatataaactaagtGGGTACCGGCCATCAGTGTCCCaacactcaatttttttttcaaatctggTATAAGGGTGCCGGCCACCAGTATCCCAGCAcccaattttttttctcaaatctgGTACAAGAATGCCAGCCATCAGTGTCCCAacacatgaaaaaaaaaattttggtcccCAAGAAAGCTAAAGTCACCATCTAGTACCCCCAACCAgcaaaaaaaattctgaaaaattggATGTCGGCCATCAGTtggccagcacccaaaaaaaactttaaattagtAAATTCGGTGGTGGCCATCAGTGTCCCCCAGcccaaaaatattttctaatacTTGTGTAATATATACCAGTATGATACGGGTGGAAAAAAAATACGATGGTGCAGGCCATTTAGGTCCCCCAgccccaaaaatatttttttaacacttgAGAAAATTATCAGGTGATGATTGGTACAAAAATATAGGTGGTGGCAGCCATTTAGGTCTTCGACCCTAATTTACTGTTTATTTCAAGTTATTTAGATGATTGTTTTTTAACTtagattatttttgtaattaattatttttttgagtcATTTTCGTCGAATAACCCTTGTTTGAAGTATAGTTGGAGATATTAAGGTTTAATTCATACTAAAAAGAAAAGGCAAGGAAATGGGAAAAAATTTGCAGACAAATCATGAAGTGACAACTATAACGTCATGTTGGTGAGTGGTCTGGGATTAAGGTGACCCCCCAAAGGAGTTTGATTCAAACACGTTTAACTTTGTTATTAGTTCAACTGATGGGGAATGTCATGCTCCCTTCATGCAATCTTTGCGCAGCCATTAATAAACTATACCCAATGTTACTTTAGTATATTTACGTTATAGTTACTTCAACTTCAAAGAATTATAAAATGAgctttgaattatttaaaaatttacatttaaatcaCTAAGTTGTTAAAATCGTTATTGTATGGTCTTCTCTGTTTTCACCGCCTACACCAATCATAAGCTCTATTTTCCCTTCTCATCTATAATTCAGTTTTTTTCATGAACCAACTTTGAACATCACGAATTTacgaaccaaaatctaaatagtttttttttctctaatctCCAACATTGACCGTCAAACCGACAGGTATATTTTTCTACTTGTCGATGAGTACTAATCCACCGTAACGATCATTGAATTATCACTTGGAGCTCACTAGCtaaactatttttgtttttaaaaaaaaaacttaacaacttgatgacttaaataaaaagtaaagaaTAATTGGATGatgattttataactttttgaagttattgagtgtaatttatttattattgctCCATCAAATTGCGTTTCCTTTTCCACTTTGTCAACTTTATATTGCTTGAAATGTTGTTACATGGTGAAGGTTTCATCTGTAAATGGATTGGTatgataaatattgaaatagtaaaacctgactattgtacagaattcaattgttttaaatgttttatctGTAATTTCGATACATATCTAGACTGGTATGAACTACATTAGTATTTAATTGATAGTCACAACTagaatttaaaatgtttaaagcgcaataaaattttaaaaaaatagagtttGTATACAGGTTACATTATTATTggtgtgaaataaaaaataccgaatttattttatatttaaatttataaattttggattttggttttgatatttttatattaatttatgtttaatgtttatttttaaaatagagttattatcttttaatcttttttattttatactaatacatcaaatattatttttaaaatattttatttacaataTATCAATTATTgagtcaaatttaatttttttttaaggaatTGAATCAAAGAAGAACGTGTCAATATAAACAATCCACTTCATAGGGACAACATCATGATTAGGTGATGGAAAAAAACATATTCATCCAATATCTTTACTTTTTACTTTTGGTCTTGTATGTACACAAAatcgaattttaaaattgatatcgTTGAGAAGACTTCATCTAAATATCACCCTTGACTTCATCATGTTATGTCCTTATGttatattttttcaaaagaaaaatatatactAGTTTTTTAACCTTACTTATGAATCTTTTCTGTATGATTGGGAGAGAAAAGAggataataaaatttgaatccaTTTCATCTAGATGCCAAATATTTGAAATAAGTTtgctaaatttttaatttcactaaCAATATACTTAATAACAGTACACTAGTAAACTAAATCTAATCCCAAATTTCAAAACAGCTAATCTTATAGCCACCATAGTGTTGcaaattcttccttctcttttaTTTCCATTCTAAACACTCCCCTAACAAGGAAAACGAGGGGCGAATTGTAAAAGATCAAAAACAAAAGGTGAAATGAAGACTTCCAAGAAAATTCACCTAACCTACCCCCACTATACAATGTCTTCTCCAAGTGTTAACTATAAACCAACATCATATATACCACCCAATACCAACAACAAGACTCATCCCTCAAACAACTCTCTTTTGTCTTTTCTCTATACTAAGTCCCCCAACACatctttccttttttcctttttttttttcattatttcttatttattagttcttgttttgaattaatttattttatcttatttctcCACTAAGAGACAATGGCGTTGAAGGCATAAAGAAGTGGCCTTTCTTTGTCGTTCACATAGCCCTCCTTTCTTAAATATTCAAAATCTACCAGCGTTgttatgtgtgtgtgtgtatatatatatataatagagcTGACTTTCCAAGCTTTATGATGATTATCCACTAATTCATATCTACATATATATGTTGCCAAACAACCCCCCAAAAGAAgccaaaaaatcaaaaaacaaaatCTGGGTTTGTCTTGAATGGATGCTGAAAAGTTGAAACTGAAGAAAAACATGTTGGCTAAGGCCTGGGACAGATGCAAATCTCTTGGCAATAGTGGCAAGAACTCATCGGTGAATCCATTGATGAAGAAGAGCAAATCATGTCATATTCCTTCCTCATCCATGGAAGatcataaaaagaaaaacaaggtgGCTCCGGAAGGGTGTTTTTCGGTATACGTTGGATCTGAAAGGCAAAGATTCGTCATCAAGACCGAATTGGTTAACCATCCATTGTTCAAGATGTTGCTTGAAGATGCTGAGCTTGAATATGGGTTCAACAGTGAAggtcctcttcttcttccttgtgATGTTGATTTGTTTTATAAAGTTTTGGCAGAGATGGATGATAATGGTGATGATGGAGAAATGAGTACTCGTTTCGTTTGTAGCTTTGGGTGCAGTCCTTCTCGTCATCGTTTAAGTTCAAGAAGTATGAATAAAGGATATGGCTCGTATAAGGCTCTTTGTTCATCTCcgatgattaaattgaatagttattaaacttaatgattatacgatttgatttttcttttatgGGGAATGGATATGTGAAGATGATCAAGCATTCACATACATCAATGTAATTGAAAAAGTGGTGTGCAttgattttcataatttaatgcATATAGTAATTAACTTATGCTTGAAGTCTACGTTAAGTTCTATATGGGAAATTATATTAGTTAGCTGATTTTTGCTAATCAAGATTAATGTTAGGTTGATATTTTATGTAGAAAAGTAGCTAcgaattttgaaatgaatgttaagaatttagagaatataaaaaaataagatgaAGATTTCAATTTCTTTAAATGAATTATAAGATTTGATAACAATGATTCTATTTGATTTTATGGTGAAGGTTGTACCTCAATAGAATCCATTTGAGTTCAAAGTTTTGAAAGAGTAAGTGGTAGTTGTAATAGCTCATTTTTTCTTGGgcccaaaattaaataaaaaatatagccCAAATTAAATCTAAGCCCAATAGTCCAATACCCTAAAATTATCAGAAAACCCTAATCCTCCTAATCATAGGTGCGCGCACCTAGGTCTTCTGACTTTGCTGCCGCCGTCGCTTCCCCATGCGTCTGACGCTCCTCTGCCATCTCCTGCAAAGAAAGATAAACACGCAAACGACAATCGAGACAATAGCAAGacgacaaaaaaataaaaattaggagtTTTGTAATCCGGCTATAAAAGCCTGGATTTcatctttgtatttttttacatGCACACTAGTTTTGAATACAAAAAGgagattgaatacaaaaaaaaaatcaaagaaattcaAACACAAATACATTTTCGAAGGTAGCTTCATTTTTTTCATTCGGATttattgtttatttcttttttttctttcgttCTCATTTGTTTTTAGAAGAAAAAgcagaaaataaaaagggaaagagAATAAAAGGTACCTTTTTTGTGCCATCTTGAGGCCGAGGTCCACCAATTTCGATGAAAATCAGCGTTTTTTGGTCTTGGAGtcgaaaaacccaaaaaataggTCTTTTCGATTTTTCGGCCACTGCGGACGGCGGCAACATCGCCGGCAATCGGTGATCGCCACGGTGGTTCGGTGCTGGAAGCTTGGCCGATTTCtcgaaattttgagaaaaggGGAGAgtgtttttgagtttttttttttgtaaaaagggGATGAAAtgaggtttttaaaaaaaaaattgagcttAAATACCTTTATCAAAAAGGCGCCGTTTTGAGTTTTAGGTTTAGAggccaaaatgacgtcgttttggtctCTACAACCCACCAACCCGCGCGTTGAACCGACCCCGCGTGTTTTCTATTAATGGGCAATTTGCGCATTTAGCCCTTCCGCAATTTTCAGTTGTTTTAATCcagtccttttttattttctaatttatacttctaattttatttcactttcaatttggtcctagcAAACGGCGCGTTTTAGTGGGCGGGGATATTTTCTCATTTGCCCCCTCTGAGTTATTTGCGCCTTTCAATTGGGCCCTCTCTCTTATTTTTACTTTCAATTTTTactccaatttttttattaaatttcaatttagtccttttcacttatatatttataatttcagtcccctttttatttaaaagcttaTTTTATTAGGATTTAGACTCCTAATTTTATTTCAATGTCACTTTAATCCCCTTTATCTACGcttaggatttaatttttatttttattgtgttttatttatttaatttattagtttACTATTTCttattgtattttatatttaatgatgcttttattttattttgtttattttattcttgacgtacattattattactattattatatgattttcattattttatttatttacatattttattccaaCTTATGTCTTTAATTTTcgtttgtattttaatttggttcttttattttcaatattttcataaatcattttctcttacattatttatatatatatatttatttattttatttgtttgtttgttttgttttagttGGTATTGTCCTTTTATGtgcattatttatttttatttatcttttgattattCTTATTAATGTCAAAAGTAATATATTATGTGACTATTGTAACttgtctttattatttttataattgttatttattaatgcgACATTTCATTCGCGTATTATTTAAATACTACACATTTTTACCCAAattagtaaaaaatataaaaattagaaaataagtaACACTTCGTATTTTGAGATTCGaaaaggtcgtaccctaactcatggggtttcgattttctcgacaAATCCAAATACACGAACCTTTTTTTtaagcataaaattttaataatctcgggaattaataaagatcgtgttctaacttacggaatatggtcttttctaaaatcgagataatcaaatatatttcaaataagtaattttttttggCATTTATTCTCGTATTGGGAATTCAAGATATTGTATCTTAACTTACGGGACGTAATTCTCGTTCTCGATTCATTTGAAATATGCCCTTTTCccgaaaattttcaatattttaacaaaggatcgtattttaaatctcttccaAACTTCCAATTTTCGACACtgagacactaattaatcaactaggtaccaattttgggcgtattgagagtgctaatccttcctcgtgcgtaaccgactcccgaacccattttctggattttgtagaccaaaaaaattatcgttttagtaaattaaatttttattaaaatgatcaaattatgaggtgatccgatcacacctaaataaaaaggattggtggcaacttcttttcgtttttaaataaaaagtcaaccccttttgtaaaaaaaatggtttcgacagtagtCATTTATTTGAGCAGCCTTAAGACATGATCAGCAtgtatcattaattttttttatgaaaagcaTCATTGgtcaattatattattatttgtataATTAAGTTGATATATCAAGTCAactcaatataaattcaattaaaaaattatcaaaatagttttacatattttaaatgagTTATAAGGAGGTATTTTTggttttttcatttaaaaaacaataaaaaaattataaatattgaaattaaaaccaGTGCTACTagcatttatattattttcttactAATTCAactttattttgacatttttatacatttttaatgtTATCGTACAAATTGTTATCATATTTTAGATGGGGTTGTGTGGCAAATGAAGTTGTGCATAGCATGAAGGAAGCGAAGTGGAATCCTGGTGGTTGCGCGTTGAAAATCGATTTTGGGAAGGCGTATGAATGGCTTCAGTGGaactttcttttaaatattttggaGGAGATGGGTTTGGGGAAGAAATGGAATGTATTTCGACAGCTTATGTTTCGGTGTTAGTTAATAGGTGACCTACGAAAGAATTTCGAATGCAAAACGGTTTGAGACAAGGAGATCCGCTATCTCCGTTGCTTTTCATACTTGCTACCGAATCGTTCCATGTGATGCTTAGGCGTTTGGAGGAGAATTTCGGTTTTAGAGGCATTACGGTTGCTGAATCTGTCTTGGTTATCTCTCATCTGCAATTTGCAGATGATACTGTTGTGTTTTTTGAAGCTTCTGAAGAAGAGGGTGTTATTTCTTGTATGTTTCAAGTTGGTGTTTCCAGTTGCGGTTGATAAGCTGTTAGCAGCGAAGGTTGCCAGCATTATTGGTTGTGAGATGATGGATCTCCCTTGGGGATTCCGTTGGGGGTCAATCCGAGAAGAATGTGTATGTGGGAATCAATTCTTAATAATGTGGCAAAGGAAATATCTTTAATTTGGTGGTCGTGTGGCTTTGATAAAATCAGTTCTTAATTCATtgtctttatattattttttggttttcaaAGCCCCTAAAGGAGTTATTGGCAAGCTTGAACAGATTAGGAGGAACTTCTTGTGCGATAGAAAAAAGATGGCCGAGGTTAGTTGGAATACAGTGTGTAAGCCAAAGGCTCGGGATTTCTAAGCTTGTTCTTAAGAATGTTGCCCTTCTCGGAAAACGGTGGTGGAGGTTTGGAATTGATCATGATTCACTTTGGCATAGGCTGATTGAGGAGAAGTATAGGAAGGGGTAGGTCGAGTGGATTCCTAACACTAAGGCTCTAAATGAGGCATCTTGCATGTTTCTTCATTTGAGGGCATGGTAAGAGTGGTgggaaaatatattaaattttggaaGGATATTTGGTGTGGTAGCTCTTCCCTCAAAGAGGCTTTTCTCCCTTGCGTTGAATAAAGATGCTAGTGTTAAGGTGTAGGGTGATATTAATGGGAATCAAAGATTTTTTAGACGCAGGAGCTGTTTGATGATTTATGTAAAAATGTTCCACAAACCACAGTGCTAATGAAAGAGGTGAGGTGCCTTGTATTGAAGGATGGCCATTAAAATTGTGGGGTATATGTATGCCACTGAGGGTAGGATAGTATTCCTTCAAAATGTTTCCTGAGGGATTCCGGTTCACCATGCTGGTAGTGTTTGTGTCTAGTGTAAACAAGCTGATGAGGACTGCTCGCATACTATGCATGGATTTTCCAATGGTAGGGATTAACATGGGTAATGCCTAGGAAGGTTAAAGAATGGGAGACTATATGTGAAATTTTCTGGGTATATTACATTGATTAACAATGTTGTGTTTGTTCATGTTTATAAAGAAGCCAATGGTTTTGCTCTTACAAATGaaaatatatgttaattttttgggtaaactacacctatggtcacttttgtttaccttaggttacgttttagtcatttatgtttgaaatgttacgttttaatcatttacgttatcatgttgtaacattttagtcactaagccattaattgttgttaatggtgtaacggtaagctgacatggcac containing:
- the LOC107953578 gene encoding auxin-responsive protein SAUR50, which codes for MDAEKLKLKKNMLAKAWDRCKSLGNSGKNSSVNPLMKKSKSCHIPSSSMEDHKKKNKVAPEGCFSVYVGSERQRFVIKTELVNHPLFKMLLEDAELEYGFNSEGPLLLPCDVDLFYKVLAEMDDNGDDGEMSTRFVCSFGCSPSRHRLSSRSMNKGYGSYKALCSSPMIKLNSY